In Drosophila simulans strain w501 chromosome X, Prin_Dsim_3.1, whole genome shotgun sequence, one DNA window encodes the following:
- the LOC6740017 gene encoding DM7 family protein GD24576, translated as MLRMDTVHRDKDQVVILKKTNYLPYLVNLFIPKLFYPEKIVVARLYLNVNKHDKHAAENFKGTETPCFDVPPSLFSDKVPMDKIVFLPTVMLPMGFEAGGVFGPGVLTRRSYPIDLKAAGHKGQTPPLFIGLLMDIQAPTKVESLLKEVGESQPAQDILMNWVRASNNLINGEQPKEQELRDEFSLSMVFNLPTPPSPPSPYPYGRIPLQFNIYTPDLSNVLLLMSHQRDLTVAILSTINNPHVPSVAFAAMGDEEECPKFELPLSAFPTFEGVNRPIFLPKRFMPKGFEAGCVLKPGALSDLWFMDHIGRFGPTQPQHNGSITPPLFVGKICREEPTVDMIRKIQLEIEKKASEDATLPAVKPKIDISITKGFMVMETAAEDPKPPKGAYSVQSYEEAFDDGCVVKVAKRVATEATDTRGRDEIRTSCDQSQEKDEGSAEADKKHLSCFHVDSDIDNIAMAMARMGVADMSLPAEGEAMPGIDGDRALIQLSHVIEDRNQIRTHTDQLMQDHIFRMNRNRMLALRQPFTCIGCGAQENK; from the coding sequence ATGCTGCGAATGGATACTGTGCATCGTGATAAAGATCAGGTGGTGATCTTGAAGAAGACCAATTACTTGCCCTATCTGGTGAACCTGTTCATCCCGAAGTTGTTCTACCCAGAGAAGATTGTGGTGGCCCGGCTGTATCTAAATGTCAATAAGCACGATAAGCATGCAGCCGAAAACTTTAAGGGAACCGAGACCCCATGCTTTGATGTTCCGCCTTCCCTGTTCTCGGATAAGGTGCCGATGGACAAGATCGTCTTTCTGCCCACGGTGATGTTGCCCATGGGTTTCGAAGCCGGCGGGGTTTTTGGGCCGGGTGTCCTTACACGGCGTTCCTATCCCATCGACTTGAAGGCCGCTGGTCACAAGGGTCAAACGCCGCCGCTGTTTATCGGTCTGCTCATGGATATCCAGGCGCCGACAAAGGTGGAGAGTCTCCTGAAAGAAGTGGGTGAATCCCAACCAGCTCAGGACATATTGATGAATTGGGTGCGTGCCAGCAATAACCTTATAAATGGGGAACAGCCAAAAGAACAAGAGCTTCGCGATGAATTTTCCCTATCGATGGTCTTTAACTTGCCGACTCCACCGAGTCCACCGTCGCCCTATCCATATGGCCGTATCCCGTTGCAGTTCAACATATACACCCCGGATCTGTCCAATGTTCTGTTGCTTATGTCGCACCAGCGCGACCTTACGGTGGCCATTCTGTCCACCATTAACAATCCGCATGTTCCATCTGTGGCATTCGCCGCCATGGGCGATGAGGAGGAGTGCCCCAAGTTCGAGCTGCCCCTCAGTGCCTTTCCCACATTCGAGGGCGTCAATCGTCCAATCTTTCTGCCCAAGCGTTTCATGCCCAAAGGATTCGAAGCCGGCTGCGTCTTAAAGCCGGGAGCTCTTTCCGACCTGTGGTTCATGGACCACATAGGACGTTTTGGTCCAACACAGCCGCAACATAACGGTTCCATCACACCACCGCTGTTCGTTGGCAAGATCTGCCGCGAAGAGCCGACCGTCGATATGATAAGGAAGATCCAACTTGAGATCGAAAAGAAAGCCAGCGAAGATGCAACGCTTCCAGCTGTCAAACCTAAAATTGACATTAGCATCACCAAGGGCTTCATGGTGATGGAAACGGCGGCGGAGGACCCGAAGCCCCCAAAGGGTGCTTACAGTGTGCAAAGCTACGAAGAGGCGTTTGATGATGGATGCGTTGTGAAGGTGGCCAAGAGAGTGGCCACTGAAGCCACAGACACTCGGGGAAGGGATGAAATACGTACAAGTTGCGATCAGTCCCAGGAGAAGGATGAAGGTTCAGCTGAGGCTGATAAGAAACACCTATCTTGCTTTCATGTTGATAGCGACATTGATAATattgccatggccatggcccgTATGGGCGTCGCCGATATGAGTCTGCCGGCCGAGGGGGAGGCAATGCCCGGAATCGATGGTGATCGCGCTTTGATTCAGTTGAGCCATGTCATCGAGGATCGTAACCAGATCCGCACCCACACTGACCAGTTGATGCAGGATCACATCTTTCGGATGAATCGCAACCGCATGCTGGCCCTGCGTCAGCCATTTACTTGTATCGGGTGCGGCGcgcaagaaaacaaataa